CATGACCGCGTCCGCCTCGAGGAGGTCGGGGCCGCCAAGGACCCGGTCGTACGTCGGGTCACCGCCTGCGCCGTAGGGGTGGTTGATGGGGACTTAGGTCCTCACCCACGATCGGCCGGCGGGCCATAGGGTCGGACCAGGCATGGTCGACGTCGACCAGCGGCCCGGAGGGGAGTCCACCCGTGACCCAGATGCTCATCGTCGCCGGGTACGCCGACCCCGCCGCCGCCCAGGCCGACTTCGACGCACTCGCCGTCGCCGTGCACGACAAGCAGCTGCGCTCCGACGGGATGATCCTCGTCGGCAAGGACGACGCCGGCCAGGTCACCGTCCGCGACACCGGTGACCGGTTGGGCCGCAAGGGCGCAGGGTGGGGCGGCGGCGTCGGTGTGCTCGTCGGCCTCTTCGCCCCCCCGCTGCTCGCCTCGGTCGCGGTGGGTGCCGCCGCCGGTGCCGTGGTCGGGAAGTTCACCGGGCACAAGGTCCGCGCGGCGATCGAGGCCAAGGTGGGTGACGCGCTGCAGACCGGGTCTGCGGTCGTGATCGGGGCCTTCGACGCCGAGGACCGCCTCGCCGTGGAACAGGCCCTCGCGAGCTCGCCGATGAAGTCGGTCGTCGAGAGCGACGAGGGCGGCATCTCAGAGCTGAAGGCCGCGCTCGCAGAGGCGATGGGCAAGTTCAACCCAGACCGCACGGTGCTCCCGATCGCCGACCGTGCCTTCGGGGGCGTGGCCGGGCGAACCATGGACGAGTCCGTGGCCGACTGGGCGATCGTCGCCGGTCCGACGCCACCCGAGGGTGCGCCTAACGTGCTCGTCGTCCTCATCGACGACGCGGGCTACGGCTCGCCGGACACCTTCGGTGGCCCGATCGCGACCCCGAACCTGACCCGGGTGCAGCGCATGGGCCTGACCTACACCGGGTTCCACGTGACCGCCCTGTGCTCCCCGACCAGGGCGGCCATGCTGACCGGACGCAACCACCACCGGGTCGGCATGGGCTCGATCGCGGAGTTCCCCGGCCCATTCCCCGGCTACACCGGCGCCGTGCCGAGGAGCTGCGCCTCGCTGCCGCGGATCCTGCGGGAGAACGGTTACGTCACCGGTGGCTTCGGCAAGTGGCACCTGACGCCGGACCACGTCCAGGGAGCAGCGGGCCCGTTCGAGCGCTGGCCGTTGGGATGGGGCTTCGACCACTACTGGGGCTTCCTGTCCGGTGCGGCCGGTCAGTACGACCCGATCATCACCCAGGACAACTACACGCTGGGCGTGCCGGAGGGGAAGAACGGCGAGGAGTACTACTTCCCGGACGACCTCACGGACAAGGCGGTCGAGTGGCTGCACGCGATTCGCGCGCAGGACTCCGCGAAGCCCTGGATGATGTACTACTCGACCGGGTGTGCGCATGCGCCACACCACGTGCCGCGGTCGTGGGCCGACAAGTACGCCGGCAAGTTCGACGAGGGCTGGGACAAGCTGCGCGAGGAGATCTTCGAGCGGCAGAAGGCGCTCGGCGTCGTTCCCGCCGACACGGAACTGACCGAGCGGCCCGACCTGTTCCCGGCCTGGGACGGCCTCAACGACGCCGAGAAGAAGCTGTATGCCCGCCAGATGGAGGTCTACGCCGGCTTCCAGGAGAACGCCGACTGGAACGTCGGCCGGCTGCTGGACGTGATCGAGGAGATGGGCGACCTCGAGAACACGCTGATCTTCTACATCTGGGGCGACAACGGGGCGAGCCTCGAGGGTACGACGACCGGCTCGTTCAACGAGATGACGTTCCTCAACGGGGTCGTGCTCGACGCCGAACACCAGCTGCGGCTCATCGATCAGTACGGCGGCATCGACGCGCTCGGCGGCTCACACACCGCGCCGCACTGCGCGGCCGCCTGGGCGCACGCGTGCAACACCCCGTTCCAGTGGGGCAAGCAGCTGGCGAGCCACCTCGGCGGTACGCGCAACCCGATGGTGGTCGCCTGGCCGGAGCGGATCCGTCCGGACTCGAGGATGCGCGGCCAGTTCACGCACTGCATCGACATCGG
This DNA window, taken from Actinomycetes bacterium, encodes the following:
- a CDS encoding arylsulfatase, with the protein product MLIVAGYADPAAAQADFDALAVAVHDKQLRSDGMILVGKDDAGQVTVRDTGDRLGRKGAGWGGGVGVLVGLFAPPLLASVAVGAAAGAVVGKFTGHKVRAAIEAKVGDALQTGSAVVIGAFDAEDRLAVEQALASSPMKSVVESDEGGISELKAALAEAMGKFNPDRTVLPIADRAFGGVAGRTMDESVADWAIVAGPTPPEGAPNVLVVLIDDAGYGSPDTFGGPIATPNLTRVQRMGLTYTGFHVTALCSPTRAAMLTGRNHHRVGMGSIAEFPGPFPGYTGAVPRSCASLPRILRENGYVTGGFGKWHLTPDHVQGAAGPFERWPLGWGFDHYWGFLSGAAGQYDPIITQDNYTLGVPEGKNGEEYYFPDDLTDKAVEWLHAIRAQDSAKPWMMYYSTGCAHAPHHVPRSWADKYAGKFDEGWDKLREEIFERQKALGVVPADTELTERPDLFPAWDGLNDAEKKLYARQMEVYAGFQENADWNVGRLLDVIEEMGDLENTLIFYIWGDNGASLEGTTTGSFNEMTFLNGVVLDAEHQLRLIDQYGGIDALGGSHTAPHCAAAWAHACNTPFQWGKQLASHLGGTRNPMVVAWPERIRPDSRMRGQFTHCIDIGPTVLEVVGIPEPHLVDGIEQQPMDGTSFAYTFADATAAERHRTQYFEIIGARAMYKDGWWACTKLDKAPWDLSPETLSRFGPGSGWDPDEGPWELYYLPDDFSQAKNLVDAHPEKLQELKALWWVEAERNNVLPVLGCLSVFFGILPPLPTITRLSFANDVQNLQRGMTPRILGRSYAIEAQLHVPDDGAEGVIVANADFIGGYGLWVDEKGLLNHTYSFLGVESYRQTATQPLPSGDVTVKMLFEADDVKPGTGGKVTLYANDVVIGAGVIPRTVPLAFSSYAGMDIGRDNGLVVDRDYEDRAPYAFTGTIKNVVFDLTPHTHDDESALHGLTAQAGVAHGAAG